A stretch of DNA from Serinibacter arcticus:
GGCGTCTCGGCGTGGTCGTGGGTCCCGGGCGCCTCGCGTCCCGACCTCGGCTCGCAGATCGGCGCGCAGGGCAACCTCGAGTTCCAGAAGTCCTTCGCCGACCTGGCCGCGCGCAACAGCTGGCCGTACATCCTCATCGACGAGGGTTGGCAGGCCGAGTGGGTGCCGGAGCTCGTGCGCTACGCGGAGGCGCGCGGCGTGGGGGTCCTGGCCTGGTTCCACTCCGACCGGTTGTGGACCCGCGAGCAGCGCGACTCCTGGTTCGACCGCCTCCAGGAGTGGGGCGTGCGCGGCATCAAGGTCGACTTCATGGACTCCGACGACCAGGAGACCTTCCGCTGGTACGACGACATCCTCGCCGAGACCGCCGAGCGCCAGCTCATGATCAACTTCCACGGCTCGACCATCCCGCACGGCGTCCAGCGCACGTGGCCGAACGCGGTCACGTTCGAGGCCGTCCGCGGTGAGGAGCAGGGCAAGGACTCCGCCTGGGCGTCGCACAACACGGTGCTGCCCTTCACCCGCAACGTCGTCGGCTCGATGGACTACACGCCGGTGCGCTTCAGCGGCAACCGTCCGGCGAGCAAGGCGCACGAGCTGGCCCTGCCGGTCGTGTTCGAGTCCGGCATCCAGCACTACGCCGACACCCCGGAGGCCTACGCCGCGCAGCCCGCCGCCCAGCGCTTCCTGCGGCAGGTCCCGACGGTCTGGGACGAGACGCGCCTGGTCGCCGGGTCCCCCGGCTCCGAGGCCGTGATCGCCCGGCGCGACGCCGACACCTGGTTCATCGGCGGGATCTCGGGCACGGCGGCGCGCACCGCGACCGTCCCGCTCGAGGTGCTCGGCGACGGCGAGTGGCTCGTCCACACCATCACCGACCGCAACGGCGGGCTCCAGGAGACGGTCACGACGCGGACGGCGGCCGACGTGCTCAGCCTCCCGCTCGTGGAGAACGGCGGCTTCGCGCTGCTGGCCTGCCCCGCGACCGAGGGCCGCACCGCGTGCTACTCGGGCGGGGCGCAGACCGAGACGCTCGTCGACGTCGACCCCACCGCCGTCGCGATCGGTGACCAGATCACGGTCGACGCCGTGTTCGTGGTCCGCTCGGGCGGTCCGGTCACCGACGTCGAGCTCAGCCTCGACATCCCCGAGGCGTGGACGGTCGTCTCCGGCGAGACGGTCGCAGCGCCGTCGGTCGCCACGAGCGGCACCGTGACCGGACGCTGGGTGGTGCGCGTGGGGCCCGGTGGCCCCGTGAACGACGTCGCGATCTCCGCCGTCGCCGCCTACACCGACGCCGAGGGCAAGGCCATGCGCAACGGTGGTTCGGCTCTCGTGCAGGTGGAGCCGCCACCGCTCGAGGGCGACGTGTGGGTCTCGGAGCTCCCGTTCACCGAGGCCGTCACCGGCTTCGGCCAGGTGGGACGCGACCTCGACCTCAACGGCGGGAAGGTCGAGGTCGCGGGCGTCACCTACGACCGTGGCCTCGTCGTCCACGCGCCCGGTCGGGTGTCGGTCAGGCTCGGCGCCCAGTGCACGGTGTTCCGCGCCGTCGCGGGGGTGGAGCCCGGCGGCGAGCGGGTGCAGGAGGCGAGCATGACGTTCTCCGTGCTGGGCGACGGCGTCACGCTGGCGACGGCGGGCACCGACGCTGCGCCGATCCGGGTCGACACCCCGGCGCAGACGTTCGAGGTCGACGTCACCGGCGTCGAGACGCTGACCCTCGTGGTCGGCGACGGCGGCGACGGTCGCAACAACGACCACGGGGCGTTCGCGGACGCGAGGCTCGAGTGCGCCGAGCCGGCGGTCGCGGACGGCGTCGCGGTGACGACCGCCCCGACCGCGCCCGACGGCGACGGCGGCTGGTTCGTGACGCCGCCGCGCGTCTTCCTCGAGACCACGCCGCGCGGGACCGAGTCGCTCATCGCCTACAGCCTCGACGGCGAGACCTGGCTCGACTACGACGGGGCGTTCTCGGTGTCGCAGGAGGGTGTGACGACCCTGTCCACGCGCCTCGTGGGCGTGGACGGCTCGGTGAGCGAGACCACCACGACCGAGATCAGGCTCGAGACGTCGGC
This window harbors:
- a CDS encoding glycoside hydrolase family 97 catalytic domain-containing protein, whose translation is MSVLGASALVAAPASAAPDGEWTVTSPGGGVVADVALEAGVLNLTAGTGGETLVDVADLGLETDTLDLATGLDVVGSSTRTVTETYTMVTGKERERSATHTELRLDLAKGGITFGVVIRAADDGVAFRYDLPAALGTSYEVVQEPTTFTLPPAADAWLQPYGPQYENAHVTTTAANAATRAYGFPSTFRSGEDYVVLTESDVTGTYAGTHLTKVAGAPTYALELYEQVPVEASGALVTPWRVAILGDAATVVESTLVDDLATPSVVADTSWIEPGVSAWSWVPGASRPDLGSQIGAQGNLEFQKSFADLAARNSWPYILIDEGWQAEWVPELVRYAEARGVGVLAWFHSDRLWTREQRDSWFDRLQEWGVRGIKVDFMDSDDQETFRWYDDILAETAERQLMINFHGSTIPHGVQRTWPNAVTFEAVRGEEQGKDSAWASHNTVLPFTRNVVGSMDYTPVRFSGNRPASKAHELALPVVFESGIQHYADTPEAYAAQPAAQRFLRQVPTVWDETRLVAGSPGSEAVIARRDADTWFIGGISGTAARTATVPLEVLGDGEWLVHTITDRNGGLQETVTTRTAADVLSLPLVENGGFALLACPATEGRTACYSGGAQTETLVDVDPTAVAIGDQITVDAVFVVRSGGPVTDVELSLDIPEAWTVVSGETVAAPSVATSGTVTGRWVVRVGPGGPVNDVAISAVAAYTDAEGKAMRNGGSALVQVEPPPLEGDVWVSELPFTEAVTGFGQVGRDLDLNGGKVEVAGVTYDRGLVVHAPGRVSVRLGAQCTVFRAVAGVEPGGERVQEASMTFSVLGDGVTLATAGTDAAPIRVDTPAQTFEVDVTGVETLTLVVGDGGDGRNNDHGAFADARLECAEPAVADGVAVTTAPTAPDGDGGWFVTPPRVFLETTPRGTESLIAYSLDGETWLDYDGAFSVSQEGVTTLSTRLVGVDGSVSETTTTEIRLETSAPSAPVISGIAASGEAGASIGWTAQAVSGIASYAVTLNGEAVAGDVELATADLPAGTHTLTVTATSVAGHTGPTTTATFAIPTEFVDIPVGTLFFDEIAWLSNAGISQGWPLPGGAVEFRPLAPVARDAMAAFLYRQAGSPDYTPPTVSPFVDVPTTNQFYTEIAWAHAQKITTGWERADGGREFRPLAPIARDAMAAFLHRAAGSPVVTAPTVSPFEDVAPGDQFYDEITWMQEQGIATGWAGNDGRFEFRPLDSVKRDAMAAFLFRFDAL